The Syngnathus acus chromosome 2, fSynAcu1.2, whole genome shotgun sequence genomic interval CGTTTGCCAACTGCGCAATTTCTCCATCTCGTTTCTGTCCTCCGTACTCGGCAAGGAGAGCGCGTCGGTCAGGCTTGACAGGAGGTAATTCTTCTTTTGCGCTAAAACGAAACTCTTTGCGTGCGCTTTTCCtgcgcttgtttttttttttggtgtctgTCTCCTTTGTTGCGTTACCTGCCGCAACAATCGGCCCGTCTTGCACCATACTAGCGCCTTTCAGACCATCCAGTTGGTTAACGATGTGCTTTGAATTGTGTTTCAGCTCTTCGGGTGCAAGTGTCGTGGCCATTGACAACAAGATTGAGCAAGCCATGGTAAGTAGTTGTCCTCATCCGCACCATTACCTCGCTCGTGTGAGCTTCCACTGGCGTTACGTAATGCCGAGGCAAGTCCGGCCATTTGTTTCCTCCTCGTGTTTTTCGCGATATGACTTTGGGGGTAGTTAAATAACCGGGACGGATTATTTCGAATAGTTATTTCGAATGAACCTAGGCCGCCTTAATAGGGAAAGGGCATCTGCGCGTCAAAAGTCAGGAAGGTAATAACTTGATTTGAATAAGGCTCATCCATAAACCGGGATGAAGAATAAGATTGTGGCCGTGCACTGTCACGATTTGGACAGATGATGTGGGCCAAACTGAGATTCACACGCTACATCccctcctcccacatccccatcCCATCCTCTCCTCAGCAGCATGTTGCTAGGCAGGCAGCGGCCTCCCCTCCTGTCGGTATAAATAACTTGGCCAGCGATTGGCTCCTCACACTCGGCACGGGAACATTTTGTTCCGCGGCTGCACAAAGAGGAAGGGATGCTCGGATTAAAACGTGCTAATCCCCCTTCGGccatcgtcgtcgtcgtcatctcGGTGACGCTGGGCGGACAGCGTCCCGGGTCAAGCTCGCTCGGGATGTTGCGAGACGTGGCCGAGTAAAGGCTGGCAATTTGTAGAAGTTGAAAAGTTTCCAGGGGAATTAATAGAAGAAAAAGTAGGTTTTGTGAAATTGAGGCCTGGCTCTTAGGGAACgtaaatatccatccatccattgttgGGTGGCGTGTGCATTATTGATCACTTTTGAATGAGTCAAGATGAGTTTGAGTaaaattcatgtttttatttatttattttttttgcaatgaatgaattgattgTTCGATAGAATGTTCCAAATGTGATTAGTTTCTAATGTCAGGCATATTCTCCATGGATATCGTCTCAGTGTTCACTGTGAGAATGAATTTGTACTATCTCAAAGTCACGGGCCGAGGTTGTTTTAACGagtcccctccctccccctccctctcagGACCTGGTGAAGAGTCACCTGATGTACGCCGTgcgcgaggaggtggaggtgCTCAAGGAGCAAATCAAGGAGCTGATGGAGCGCAACACTCAACTGGAGCAAGAGAACAACCTTCTCAAGACCCTGGCCAGCCCCGAGCAGATGGCTCAGTTCCAGGCCCAAGTCCAGACGGGCGGCTCCCCCACCGGCACCGCTCTGCCGCCTCAGGTCCCGAGCTCGGCGGGAACCGCGCAAGCCCTCCCC includes:
- the zgc:65895 gene encoding TSC22 domain family protein 1 isoform X4 — protein: MREKGLARAGGAQGRDAMAVKLLFWELEKHLKSSSGASVVAIDNKIEQAMDLVKSHLMYAVREEVEVLKEQIKELMERNTQLEQENNLLKTLASPEQMAQFQAQVQTGGSPTGTALPPQVPSSAGTAQALPSAQNSGSSA
- the zgc:65895 gene encoding TSC22 domain family protein 1 isoform X3; protein product: MNSQCYTVAMDLGVCQLRNFSISFLSSVLGKESASVRLDRSSSGASVVAIDNKIEQAMDLVKSHLMYAVREEVEVLKEQIKELMERNTQLEQENNLLKTLASPEQMAQFQAQVQTGGSPTGTALPPQVPSSAGTAQALPSAQNSGSSA